In the Dioscorea cayenensis subsp. rotundata cultivar TDr96_F1 chromosome 12, TDr96_F1_v2_PseudoChromosome.rev07_lg8_w22 25.fasta, whole genome shotgun sequence genome, one interval contains:
- the LOC120272983 gene encoding LOW QUALITY PROTEIN: polygalacturonase 1 beta-like protein 3 (The sequence of the model RefSeq protein was modified relative to this genomic sequence to represent the inferred CDS: inserted 2 bases in 1 codon) — translation MPPLQLFLFLFLFLTTSNAASPNPFTAKAALIRYWDRKTPNQRPHPSFLLSKLSPLSALDSTTYSSLLSSNPSSLTPHLLIFCSAANLLCSPSLTSKSPKDSNFANYNNVNFTNYGTATASGQDSFKKYSKSQIVPVDVFRSYSRASAGHDETFTTYSPNGTVITDNFTSYATTATGGSGDFTSYGSFSNVPELTFKNYETGSNGHAQNFTSYSDDTRVGDETFTGYGKGATGVPTNFKSYANHSDLIISTFKSYGEDATGPSDTFTKYGNNPGISHQNFQSYSENANSGKERFSSYRGDSDVGDDKFQSYGKGGNHPIVDFKTYGHDYKTGEDHFKNYGEKANNPEISFTTYKGNPTDFKSYAKTGVIFKDYENTTTPSAKVESSGKTVNRWIEPGKFFRESSLKEGIVMPMPDIRDKMPERSFLPRDISGKLPFNAIELGNIFNAPAGTGLGXAMADTISECKRAPSHGETKQCPTSAEDMIDFAVSVLGNDAVPRTTENASGSGDSIMIGKVKGINGGMVTKSVSCHQSLFPYLVYYCHSVPKVRVYEAEILSVESKKKINQGLAICHLDTSDWSAGHGAFVALGSKPGAIEVCHWIFEGDRDLTWAAAD, via the exons ATGCCCCCTTTGCaactcttcctcttcctcttcctcttcctcacaACCTCCAATGCTGCATCTCCAAATCCATTCACAGCCAAGGCTGCACTGATTCGCTACTGGGATCGCAAAACCCCAAACCAACGTCCGCATCCATCCTtcctcctctccaaactctcCCCACTCTCTGCTCTTGATTCTACTACCTACTCCTCTTTGCTTTCCTCTAATCCATCATCACTCACTCCCCATCTCCTTATCTTCTGTTCTGCAGCTAATCTCCTCTGCTCCCCATCCCTCACTTCCAAATCCCCCAAAGACTCCAACTTCGCCAACTACAACAATGTAAATTTCACCAACTACGGCACCGCCACCGCCAGCGGCCAAGACTCCTTTAAGAAGTACTCCAAGTCCCAAATCGTCCCCGTCGACGTTTTCCGCAGCTACTCCCGAGCCTCCGCCGGCCACGACGAGACCTTCACAACATACTCCCCCAACGGCACCGTCATCACTGACAACTTCACCTCTTACGCAACCACCGCCACCGGAGGCTCCGGTGACTTCACTTCCTACGGCAGTTTCTCCAATGTCCCCGAACTCACCTTCAAAAATTATGAAACCGGAAGCAACGGCCATGCCCAGAACTTCACTTCCTACTCTGATGACACCAGGGTCGGCGACGAAACATTCACTGGCTACGGCAAAGGAGCCACTGGCGTTCCCACAAACTTCAAATCCTACGCTAATCACTCCGACCTAATCATCTCCACGTTCAAGAGTTACGGCGAGGATGCTACCGGTCCCTCGGACACCTTCACCAAATACGGCAACAATCCTGGGATTTCTCATCAAAACTTCCAATCTTACAGTGAGAATGCCAATTCTGGGAAGGAGAGGTTCTCCAGCTACCGTGGTGACTCGGATGTAGGTGATGATAAGTTCCAGTCTTACGGTAAGGGCGGGAACCACCCCATAGTGGATTTCAAGACTTACGGCCATGATTACAAGACGGGTGAGGACCATTTCAAGAACTATGGTGAGAAGGCTAACAACCCCGAGATTTCCTTCACGACATACAAAGGCAACCCCACCGATTTCAAGTCCTACGCCAAGACCGGAGTCATCTTCAAGGATTACGAGAACACCACCACTCCATCTGCGAAGGTTGAGTCCAGTGGCAAAACGGTAAATAGATGGATTGAACCGGGCAAATTCTTTAGAGAGAGCAGCTTGAAAGAGGGGATAGTGATGCCGATGCCCGATATCCGGGATAAGATGCCGGAAAGGTCGTTTTTGCCCAGAGATATTTCAGGGAAATTACCGTTCAATGCCATCGAGCTGGGTAACATCTTTAATGCGCCTGCCGGCACGGGGTTGGG AGCCATGGCTGACACAATCAGCGAGTGCAAGCGCGCGCCGAGCCATGGCGAGACCAAGCAGTGCCCGACGTCGGCGGAGGACATGATCGACTTTGCAGTGTCGGTGCTTGGGAACGATGCGGTGCCACGGACCACTGAGAACGCGAGCGGGTCCGGAGACAGCATCATGATTGGGAAAGTGAAAGGGATTAATGGCGGCATGGTGACCAAGTCAGTGTCATGCCACCAGAGCTTGTTTCCATATCTAGTATATTACTGCCACTCGGTGCCCAAGGTGCGGGTATACGAAGCTGAAATCCTGAGCGTTgaatcaaagaagaagattaaCCAGGGTTTGGCCATCTGTCACCTGGACACGTCAGACTGGAGTGCTGGTCATGGCGCGTTCGTGGCGCTTGGGTCGAAACCGGGTGCGATTGAAGTGTGCCACTGGATCTTCGAAGGTGATCGTGATCTCACGTGGGCGGCTGCTGATTGA